The following nucleotide sequence is from Channa argus isolate prfri chromosome 9, Channa argus male v1.0, whole genome shotgun sequence.
TTGTGATTTTCAAAGAAATGAGGCAATATTTGAAACCATGATCAGCAAATTAATATTGGCTGTTACAAATCCTCCCAGCATGCATTGGGGTCGAATAATCACATACAAGTATTCAcacttttttctgcattttattacttttgagAAAGAATTTTTCCTCATGGTCTTCAATCATGTTGTCAGCACAAATATTTCCACTAATGAGCTTCTCCCTCACAAGTATGTAAGACCTTCAAAAGTGTTATTAAGCCTGTGAGGAATATTGTTACTTAAATCTTTATGAGCAAcatcaattaaattaataaaacatctgaTGACACAAAGTCTATATGTTGTGTCTTCACTGATTCTATAAAAAATTAGAGTAGTTGTTGAATTTTTTCTTTAGCTCAAATTATCACAAAACCCAGACTGATACTTTTTGTAGGcaaaaaacttgttttgaatATATAAAGTTACTTCAACAGATTCTTATCTTTAGGAAACTGAGGACTTGTTGAGATACAAACCACTGAGATCCAATCAAAAGGTAGAGAAAACTTCATCAACTAAACCTTCATATCAGTACGTTTTATATAAATATCAGCCGCTGAGTGATCGATTCGAGTTCGGGTTTGAGTTcatgagagacaaagacaaagatcaACAACTCAAAGTTTATTAATGTACCAAAATGTGATTAGTATTATTTACACTGGAAACgataacaacaaacaaaccaaaaaaaaaaaaaacagacatgaagaGAGAACTTATTCTCCCGTCTCCAGGAATGACAGGGTCTCATTCGACGAATTTACCGAGGATATCTCCATCTCGGAACAGGTAGTACTCCTAGTGGACAAAAACGAAGAAGTTACACCAATGAAGGCACAAAGAACTAACGTGAACTgattaaggtaaaaaaaaaaaaaaaactgaccttGTCGTCCAGAAGGACTTTAGTGCCTCCGTACTCTGGCAGAAGAACTTTCTCTCCAACCTTCACATTGACCGGCAACAAGTTCCCTTTCTAGGAAAAAAGTTACACGAGCGTTATGAAGTGAATCAGGTGCAGTTTCCTATTATGGTCAAATTAAAATACTGGAATAAAGTTGTACTTgaaactacagtatgtaacattagaagagagcagaggaggTTTGGGTGAACAGTACTTCAGTACATGTACTTACCTCTACTTcttaaagtacaaataaagaTCTATCAAACAATAGTACCCACACCAGCACACATCACGGTGGAGCTttgtaaatgactaaatgataaaaatagCTGCTGATCATTGACTTGTTAATTAATCGTTGAAGCTCTAGATCTGATGGCATCTGCTGGAGGTAAGAAGTTAGACGGCACCGCTCAAAACCAAACTGCTATAATTCTCTCTAACGAAACGTGCACTGGAGGAGGCTTGAGACTTACCGGGTTAACAGAGCCGGGACCTACTGCCACTACTGTGGCCTGCAGCACTTTGGCTTGAGACTTCTCTGGCAGCATGATGCCTCCTTTCGTCACGGTCTCCGCTGTGAGGCGCTCCACCAGCACCCGGTCAAACAAGGGGAGGAATTTTCGGAAGGCCTGCGAGTGTCCACAGAGACAGGAAGTAAGCCAAACGCTTGCATTAAGAAATCCCACTTCACTTGTAAAAAAACGCAGAACACAATATGACCACTGGGGGGCGTCCGTGAGTCAGactcagtgtttgtgttacaCAAACCCAGAGACAGTGGACCCCTGACCCCTTTACTTGGACTTCAAAGAGTGTTAAGCAACATTTGCAGGCAaatactggcaaaataaaacctCCACGTGATTTGATACAGCCTAATATTCCTATGACTGTCTGTGGTGGGACATTTAGCAAGTACAATTGTAGGTGCTTGTGGAGGTTTGGATTATACTGAATAAATAGTTTTATCTCGTGACGTGTACTTGTGCAGATGCCAGAAAAATGCTCTCCAAAAGCTTGATTCCACTTCGACTCGGTTATGAATTGGGTGGAGGTCTTCAGCTTGATCAATGCTTCTGCACTGAATCTACTCAGAGCCCACACTGCTGTGAGCATTTGTACTTGGACACTGGCGCGTCCGTGTCACTCGCTGCAAAAGCATCAAACCCCtagttgtacttttacttgtaacagtTTATAGTAATGTACTAAATACAGTACAGCTTCTGAATACATCTTTCAGTTGTTCTACTACAGTGAACTTagttaaaatgtactttttctaAATACAATAATCTGGTTAAAATTCAGAAATCATTACTCAGCCAAAGTGGATTGTCTGTCCTGTTGACACCAGAATGGGGGGAGGGTAGGTTAAGTTTTAACTTAGATAAGTCAGAAGCTACTTTTCTGTTCCAAACGTTTGTAACAAAAGTCGACTTGTCTTCATTATGTCCACTGTCGCGGATGGATAACATGACTGAGCGAGGACAAACTGCACATGTAGCAATGACCTTGGGTGAAGGTTGTCTGGTGGTGAGAATTTATTTAGACGCCAGAAAAGCAGGGcatgatgaaaagaaaaaaaaaaatctgtcccATGGAGAGACAAGTCCTGCTGACTTCACTGATAATCTACTGATGATCTTTGCCACTAGAGGATAACATCGGAGGCCAGTGAGTCCAATTTTCC
It contains:
- the hspe1 gene encoding 10 kDa heat shock protein, mitochondrial, giving the protein MHFLEISSRGESRVSSVCQSLSRGETGCSSTQILSSPQMAFRKFLPLFDRVLVERLTAETVTKGGIMLPEKSQAKVLQATVVAVGPGSVNPKGNLLPVNVKVGEKVLLPEYGGTKVLLDDKEYYLFRDGDILGKFVE